The following are encoded in a window of Shewanella psychrotolerans genomic DNA:
- a CDS encoding PepSY domain-containing protein has translation MMIQARTLHRWLGLIVGGQMLIWIVTGLAFNLVNEDYFNANHYRTGIDTSTLVKQGENEMLDIKPVLTQLANESVQSVTLETLLGHPIFRIKTTAATHSYWGADLSPLRLSKQQIKQLAQASYNGPGLISPPQPAADEAQKYAASPMLLRLDTNDELATSIYIDGNTGEVKAHENRGSRLKQLLFMLHFIDYFPSNGLSFNHLAVRIVALLAFILGVSGMTIMVRQMKAGHYRLINNKQSNKQENQQIILLSPQGEILEHLTLHHLNLLDNLNHKKERIRTQCGGGGQCGMCRIKILNNPPQPTQEELSKLRPQHLEEGIRLSCQHLNISGEVSLISAAQLRHWNMQ, from the coding sequence ATGATGATACAGGCTCGCACTTTACATCGTTGGCTAGGATTGATTGTCGGCGGACAAATGCTGATTTGGATTGTGACCGGACTCGCCTTTAATTTGGTAAATGAAGACTACTTTAATGCCAACCACTACCGCACAGGCATAGACACTAGCACTCTTGTTAAGCAAGGCGAAAATGAGATGCTGGATATAAAACCTGTTTTAACACAACTCGCCAATGAGTCGGTTCAATCAGTGACCCTCGAAACTCTGCTTGGTCACCCCATATTCAGAATAAAAACCACAGCCGCAACTCATAGTTATTGGGGGGCTGATCTTAGCCCTTTAAGGCTTAGCAAACAGCAAATTAAGCAACTTGCTCAAGCTAGCTACAACGGGCCTGGATTAATAAGCCCACCACAACCCGCTGCTGACGAAGCACAAAAATATGCAGCAAGTCCTATGCTACTTAGGCTCGACACCAACGATGAACTGGCAACATCAATCTATATCGATGGCAACACTGGTGAAGTAAAAGCCCATGAAAATCGGGGATCACGCCTCAAGCAACTGCTCTTCATGTTGCATTTTATCGACTACTTCCCAAGCAATGGTTTGAGCTTTAATCACCTAGCGGTTCGGATTGTTGCGCTGCTTGCCTTTATATTAGGTGTAAGTGGCATGACAATAATGGTGCGCCAGATGAAAGCAGGGCATTATCGCTTAATCAATAACAAACAGAGCAATAAACAAGAAAACCAACAGATCATTTTACTCTCTCCTCAAGGCGAAATTCTTGAACACCTAACACTGCACCACTTAAATTTACTCGACAATTTGAATCACAAAAAAGAGCGCATTCGAACTCAATGTGGTGGCGGTGGCCAATGCGGAATGTGCAGAATAAAAATCCTGAACAATCCGCCACAACCGACTCAAGAGGAACTAAGTAAGCTTCGTCCACAACACCTTGAGGAGGGCATTCGTCTTAGCTGCCAACATCTAAACATTAGTGGCGAAGTGTCACTCATTAGCGCAGCTCAGCTACGTCATTGGAATATGCAATAA
- a CDS encoding peptidoglycan D,D-transpeptidase FtsI family protein, whose translation MNKQAKRKQKPQLFHWRLYVVVAFVCVLFTSLVGRAAYIQIIEPEKLRHESDMRTLRTTSREVHRGMITDRNGEMLAVSVPVKAVYADPKVVHDKDGFADMRRWQALADVLHEPKDAILERVQSNPKKRFTYLKRQVTPAVAEYIKQLKLPGVYLKSESRRYYPTSEISAQLVGLTNIDDIGIEGIENTYNNWLTGTPTKQKVRKSRDGHVVERLDTVQTGENSNDLVLSIDQRIQQLAYREIKRATEINQATSASIVVLDVHTGEVLAMANTPSYNPNSRENLQSYRMRNRALTDAYEPGSTIKPLVVAAALEAGTIEEDQIFKTHPGRIRIGGKIVRDGRNYGDMSLGDVLVHSSNVGMTQIALSMPVQELLGYYQSMGLGNYSGINLPGESAGIIQDRRRWSDFERATLSFGYALTVTPLQIARMYAMLGSGGVLYPSSILKLKQQPEGEQVISPHVAQSVMEMLVGVTEPGGTAKKAHIDGYPVAGKTGTARKAVAGGYGEDYVALFAGVAPVHNPRLAMVVVVNEPKGDRYYGGDVAAPVFAKVMSGALQMLNVEPISAREKIKLAGNVRRGE comes from the coding sequence GTGAATAAGCAGGCTAAACGTAAGCAAAAACCACAACTGTTCCATTGGCGTTTATACGTCGTGGTGGCTTTTGTGTGTGTATTGTTTACCAGTTTAGTTGGGCGTGCTGCCTATATTCAGATCATTGAACCAGAAAAACTGCGCCACGAGAGTGATATGCGCACTTTGCGTACAACGAGTCGCGAAGTGCATCGCGGTATGATCACCGATCGTAACGGTGAGATGCTGGCGGTGAGCGTGCCAGTTAAAGCTGTCTATGCTGACCCGAAAGTTGTTCATGACAAAGATGGCTTCGCCGATATGCGTCGCTGGCAGGCGTTAGCTGACGTTTTACACGAGCCTAAAGATGCCATTCTTGAGCGAGTGCAATCTAATCCTAAGAAGCGATTTACTTATCTGAAACGTCAAGTGACTCCAGCGGTTGCTGAATATATTAAACAGTTAAAACTCCCTGGCGTTTATCTTAAATCAGAATCACGTCGTTATTATCCAACCAGTGAAATTAGCGCACAACTTGTCGGACTAACCAATATCGATGATATCGGTATCGAAGGCATAGAGAACACTTACAACAATTGGTTAACTGGAACGCCGACTAAACAGAAGGTGCGTAAATCCCGTGATGGCCATGTCGTTGAGCGTCTCGATACGGTACAAACCGGTGAAAATTCAAATGATTTAGTGCTTAGTATCGATCAGCGAATTCAGCAATTAGCCTATCGTGAGATCAAGCGGGCAACTGAAATTAATCAGGCTACATCTGCATCAATTGTTGTTCTCGATGTACACACTGGTGAAGTGTTAGCCATGGCCAATACGCCATCTTATAATCCAAACTCTCGCGAAAATTTACAGAGTTACCGTATGCGTAACCGGGCCTTGACTGATGCCTACGAGCCGGGTTCGACCATTAAACCTCTTGTGGTTGCCGCTGCCCTAGAAGCGGGTACTATCGAAGAAGATCAAATATTTAAGACACATCCTGGGCGTATTCGTATCGGTGGCAAAATTGTTCGTGATGGCCGTAATTACGGCGATATGAGTTTAGGCGATGTGTTAGTGCATTCGAGTAATGTGGGGATGACCCAAATTGCCTTATCTATGCCGGTGCAAGAGCTACTTGGCTATTACCAATCTATGGGGTTGGGGAACTACTCAGGAATCAATTTACCTGGTGAGAGCGCAGGAATTATCCAAGATCGTCGTCGTTGGTCTGATTTCGAACGTGCCACTCTCTCATTTGGTTACGCATTGACTGTGACACCGCTACAGATCGCGCGCATGTATGCCATGTTGGGGAGCGGCGGTGTTTTGTATCCCTCATCGATTTTAAAGCTAAAACAACAGCCTGAAGGCGAACAGGTGATCTCTCCTCATGTGGCACAGAGCGTAATGGAGATGCTTGTTGGTGTTACTGAGCCGGGTGGCACAGCGAAGAAAGCCCACATTGATGGCTACCCAGTTGCGGGAAAAACAGGTACTGCACGTAAGGCTGTCGCAGGTGGTTATGGTGAAGATTATGTTGCCCTATTTGCTGGGGTCGCGCCGGTACACAATCCAAGACTTGCTATGGTCGTGGTTGTTAATGAGCCAAAAGGCGATCGTTATTATGGCGGCGATGTTGCTGCTCCCGTGTTTGCCAAAGTGATGTCAGGTGCACTACAGATGTTAAATGTTGAGCCAATTAGCGCTCGTGAAAAAATTAAATTAGCGGGCAATGTCAGGAGAGGCGAATGA
- the mraZ gene encoding division/cell wall cluster transcriptional repressor MraZ, with protein MFRGASAINLDTKGRIAIPKRYRETLHVEFNSQLVITVDFQSTCLLLYPLEAWKTIEAKLLHLSDTQGPERAMKRLLLGYAHECELDSNGRLLLPPPLRQYANLDKHAMLVGQLNKFELWDEAAWQQQIEHSREAIQSEAFAESERLADFSL; from the coding sequence GTGTTTCGCGGTGCAAGTGCTATTAACCTTGATACTAAAGGACGGATCGCCATTCCAAAGCGATACCGGGAGACGCTGCACGTCGAATTTAATAGCCAATTAGTGATTACCGTTGATTTTCAATCTACCTGTTTGTTGCTGTATCCACTAGAAGCTTGGAAGACAATTGAAGCCAAGTTGTTGCATCTTTCAGATACCCAAGGACCAGAGCGAGCCATGAAACGTTTGCTGCTTGGTTACGCCCATGAGTGTGAATTAGACAGTAACGGCCGTCTGTTGTTACCACCGCCTTTGCGTCAGTATGCCAATTTAGATAAGCATGCCATGTTGGTGGGTCAACTAAATAAATTCGAGCTTTGGGATGAAGCTGCATGGCAGCAACAGATCGAGCATAGCCGCGAAGCGATTCAGAGTGAAGCATTTGCTGAAAGCGAACGTTTGGCGGACTTCTCTTTGTAA
- the murE gene encoding UDP-N-acetylmuramoyl-L-alanyl-D-glutamate--2,6-diaminopimelate ligase gives MMLIRDLLAPWFHYSGPESMTHLSLDSREIAPGFVFVAVPGHQVDGRQFIEAALSQGAVAALVHTDNPQQHGKVSRDAGLQIQFFQLSRQLSALASQVYNLGIERTKLIGVTGTNGKTSVTQLIAQLCEGMALKSAVMGTLGNGLWGELTESGNTTADPITVMRQIHDFDQQGAKVCAMEVSSHGLVQGRVDAVPFDVAVFTNLSRDHLDYHGTMDAYGAAKQRLFRFSSLSSGLLNVDDHIGLQWLQDRRDKGLIGFSVLGSPHAAIYTKDVKQHANGVSATLVWPEGEALIDSPLLGIFNLSNLVAALGALYLCGYSMTELLKHVSTLCPVAGRMERFTARNGVTLVVDYAHTPDAIEQSLKALRGHCQGKLWCLFGCGGDRDKGKRPLMAQAAEANADCVMVTSDNARSEDPQLIIKDVLNGLSRPQVALTEVDRQKAIEQLMTLASSGDLILLAGKGHETYQEIAGKRLDYDERAFAEAISRRAL, from the coding sequence ATGATGTTAATCCGAGATCTGCTTGCCCCTTGGTTTCATTATTCTGGCCCTGAGTCTATGACTCATTTAAGCCTTGATAGTCGTGAGATCGCGCCAGGTTTTGTTTTCGTCGCTGTTCCTGGGCATCAAGTCGATGGGCGTCAGTTTATTGAGGCTGCTCTGAGTCAAGGTGCCGTCGCAGCCTTGGTTCATACCGATAACCCTCAGCAACATGGCAAAGTCAGCCGTGACGCTGGTTTGCAGATCCAGTTTTTTCAACTATCGCGTCAGCTGTCAGCATTAGCATCCCAAGTTTATAACCTCGGCATTGAACGTACCAAGTTGATTGGAGTGACCGGGACTAATGGCAAAACCTCGGTAACTCAGTTAATCGCTCAGTTATGTGAAGGTATGGCGCTCAAAAGTGCCGTCATGGGAACCTTAGGTAATGGCTTGTGGGGCGAGTTGACCGAGAGTGGCAATACCACGGCCGATCCGATAACTGTGATGCGTCAGATCCATGATTTTGACCAGCAAGGCGCTAAAGTTTGTGCAATGGAAGTCTCTAGTCATGGTCTAGTTCAAGGGCGCGTCGATGCCGTGCCGTTTGATGTGGCAGTGTTTACCAATTTGAGTCGTGATCATCTCGATTACCATGGCACCATGGATGCGTACGGCGCAGCCAAACAACGTCTATTTCGCTTTAGTTCGCTATCGAGTGGCTTACTCAATGTTGATGATCATATCGGTCTGCAGTGGTTACAAGACCGGCGCGATAAAGGTCTGATCGGCTTTAGTGTTTTGGGGAGTCCCCATGCGGCTATTTACACCAAGGATGTAAAACAACACGCCAATGGCGTGAGTGCGACCTTGGTCTGGCCCGAAGGTGAGGCGTTGATTGACTCACCTTTACTTGGGATATTCAATCTCTCCAATTTGGTTGCCGCACTGGGAGCACTGTATCTGTGTGGTTATTCGATGACTGAATTGCTAAAACATGTGTCGACCCTATGCCCTGTTGCCGGTCGAATGGAGCGTTTTACCGCTCGAAATGGTGTCACTCTTGTTGTCGATTATGCCCATACCCCAGATGCAATCGAACAATCTTTAAAGGCATTGAGAGGCCACTGCCAAGGGAAACTCTGGTGTCTTTTCGGTTGTGGCGGTGATCGTGATAAAGGCAAACGTCCTTTGATGGCACAGGCTGCAGAAGCTAACGCCGATTGTGTTATGGTCACCAGTGATAATGCCCGCAGCGAAGATCCTCAATTAATTATCAAGGATGTACTTAACGGTTTATCCCGCCCGCAAGTGGCATTGACTGAAGTCGATCGTCAAAAGGCGATAGAACAATTGATGACACTCGCTTCATCTGGCGATCTTATCTTACTCGCAGGTAAAGGACATGAGACTTATCAAGAAATAGCGGGCAAGCGTCTAGATTATGATGAACGAGCGTTTGCAGAAGCGATCTCAAGGAGAGCGCTATGA
- the mraY gene encoding phospho-N-acetylmuramoyl-pentapeptide-transferase, which translates to MLVYLAEYLTQFYSGFNVFSYVTFRAILGLLTAMVFSLWWGPKMIERLQMLQIGQVVRNDGPESHFSKRGTPTMGGLLILAGVFISVLLWGDLGSRYVWVMLFVLGAFGLIGFIDDYRKVVRKDTKGLIARWKYILQSLAALAIAFYLYASAQDVGETQLVVPFFKDVMPQLGVFFIVLAYFTIVGASNAVNLTDGLDGLAIMPTVMVAAAFALIAYLSGHVQFANYLHIPYLQGSGELVIVCTAIVGAGLGFLWFNTYPAQVFMGDVGSLSLGAALGTIAVLVRQEILLVIMGGVFVMETVSVILQVGSYKLRGQRIFRMAPIHHHYELKGWPEPRVIVRFWIISLFLVLLGLATLKLR; encoded by the coding sequence ATGCTGGTTTATCTGGCTGAGTATTTAACCCAATTTTATTCAGGGTTTAACGTATTTTCCTACGTCACATTTAGGGCCATTCTTGGCCTGTTAACTGCCATGGTATTTAGCCTTTGGTGGGGACCTAAAATGATCGAGCGTCTGCAAATGTTGCAGATAGGTCAAGTGGTTCGTAACGATGGGCCGGAATCTCATTTCAGTAAGCGTGGAACCCCGACTATGGGCGGCTTACTTATCTTGGCTGGTGTGTTTATCAGTGTGCTGCTTTGGGGAGATCTCGGTAGTCGTTACGTATGGGTGATGTTGTTTGTATTAGGCGCATTTGGTTTAATTGGCTTTATTGATGACTACCGCAAGGTGGTACGCAAAGACACTAAAGGATTGATCGCTCGCTGGAAATATATTTTGCAGTCCCTCGCGGCGCTGGCAATTGCTTTTTACCTTTATGCGTCGGCGCAAGACGTGGGTGAAACCCAACTTGTGGTGCCTTTTTTCAAAGATGTGATGCCCCAGCTCGGTGTGTTTTTCATCGTGCTCGCCTACTTCACCATCGTTGGTGCCAGTAATGCGGTTAACTTAACGGACGGTTTAGATGGCTTGGCGATTATGCCAACGGTGATGGTTGCCGCGGCATTTGCTTTGATTGCGTATTTATCGGGCCATGTTCAGTTTGCTAATTATCTCCATATTCCCTATTTGCAAGGTTCGGGCGAGTTAGTGATCGTCTGCACTGCAATCGTCGGCGCAGGTTTGGGGTTCCTATGGTTTAACACTTACCCAGCGCAAGTTTTTATGGGCGATGTAGGCTCTTTGTCTCTCGGCGCGGCCTTAGGCACGATTGCCGTTTTGGTGCGCCAGGAGATTTTGTTAGTGATTATGGGTGGCGTATTTGTGATGGAAACAGTGTCGGTGATCTTGCAGGTCGGTTCATACAAACTGCGTGGTCAGCGTATTTTTAGAATGGCACCAATACATCATCATTACGAATTGAAAGGTTGGCCTGAGCCTCGAGTGATCGTGCGCTTTTGGATTATCTCACTGTTTTTAGTGTTGCTAGGTTTAGCAACCTTAAAGCTAAGGTAA
- the rsmH gene encoding 16S rRNA (cytosine(1402)-N(4))-methyltransferase RsmH, which yields MTQEFAHLSVLLTETVAGLNIKPDGIYIDGTFGRGGHSREVLKQLGEHGRLIAIDRDPQAIAAAEQFADDQRFSIVHGGFGQLAQYVNELNLKGKIDGILFDFGVSSPQLDDAERGFSFLRDGPLDMRMDNSQGETAAQWLARAEIEDMAWVFKTYGEEKNARHIARCIAADREKTPFLRTKELADLIARITKSKERNKHPATRVFQAIRIYINSELEQIDQALEGAVTVLAPQGRLSVISFHSLEDRMVKRFIRRHSQGESVPHGLPITEAEINKTRLLKAVGKAIKPSAEEIDRNARARSSVLRVAERLDY from the coding sequence ATGACTCAAGAATTTGCGCATTTATCCGTATTGCTAACTGAAACCGTAGCAGGACTCAATATTAAGCCTGATGGTATCTACATTGACGGCACGTTTGGCCGTGGTGGCCATTCTCGTGAAGTGCTTAAGCAACTTGGCGAGCATGGACGATTAATTGCTATCGATAGAGATCCTCAAGCTATTGCTGCTGCTGAGCAGTTTGCCGATGACCAGCGTTTTTCCATCGTTCATGGTGGATTCGGCCAGTTGGCACAATATGTCAATGAGCTCAATCTCAAAGGTAAAATCGACGGTATTTTATTCGATTTTGGGGTTTCATCACCTCAACTTGATGATGCTGAGCGCGGCTTTAGTTTTTTGCGCGATGGTCCACTCGATATGCGAATGGACAATTCTCAAGGTGAAACTGCCGCACAGTGGCTTGCCCGTGCAGAGATAGAAGATATGGCATGGGTGTTTAAGACCTATGGCGAAGAAAAAAATGCACGTCATATCGCTCGTTGCATCGCTGCCGATAGAGAGAAAACCCCGTTTTTGCGTACTAAAGAGTTGGCGGATTTAATCGCAAGGATCACTAAGAGTAAAGAGCGTAACAAGCATCCCGCGACCCGAGTGTTTCAGGCCATTCGTATTTACATCAATAGCGAATTAGAGCAGATAGATCAGGCTTTAGAGGGGGCTGTAACCGTATTAGCTCCCCAGGGACGGTTGTCGGTGATCAGTTTTCACTCATTAGAAGATCGTATGGTTAAACGCTTTATTCGCCGACATAGCCAGGGCGAGTCGGTGCCTCATGGTTTGCCGATCACCGAGGCGGAAATAAATAAGACCAGATTATTAAAGGCGGTAGGCAAGGCGATTAAGCCTTCTGCTGAAGAGATCGATCGTAACGCCAGAGCCAGAAGCTCAGTGCTGCGAGTCGCTGAAAGATTAGATTATTAA
- the ftsL gene encoding cell division protein FtsL has product MSKSQLNLTRIVLLDLWHHKWVLLLAVIVLANAVLVVYTSHASRKYTTQWDQLLQERDRLDIEWRNLLLEEQSQSEHSRVTRIATKELNMSRPLPNEEVVVRIP; this is encoded by the coding sequence GTGAGTAAATCGCAACTAAACCTAACCCGAATCGTTTTACTGGATCTCTGGCATCATAAATGGGTGCTGTTGCTGGCTGTTATCGTGTTAGCAAATGCTGTGTTGGTTGTGTATACCAGCCATGCTAGCCGTAAATACACGACCCAGTGGGATCAGTTGCTACAGGAAAGAGATCGGCTCGATATTGAGTGGCGTAATTTGCTACTCGAAGAACAATCGCAATCGGAGCATAGTCGCGTAACGCGTATTGCGACTAAAGAGCTAAATATGAGCAGGCCGCTGCCCAACGAAGAAGTGGTGGTAAGAATACCGTGA
- the glpK gene encoding glycerol kinase GlpK translates to MKKKYVIALDQGTTSSRSIIFDHDANIVATSQREFSQIYPKAGWVEHDPMEIWSSQSSTLIEVLARAGIHSDEVAGIGITNQRETTVVWDKATGKPIHNAIVWQCRRSQPLCEELKLRGLEQYIQQNTGLVLDPYFSATKIRWILDNVPNARQQAEAGRLLFGTIDTWLVWKLTEGRVHVTDPTNASRTMLFNIHQQQWDETLLRELDIPRAVLPEVKPSCAVYGKTRIAGEGGEIPVAGMAGDQQSALFGQLCIDEGMAKNTYGTGCFLLMNTGSQAVKSSHGLLTTIAVGPQGEINYALEGSVFMGGATIQWLRDELGLIRDAQDTEYFALKVNDTNGVYLVPAFVGLGAPYWDANARGALVGLSRGANRNHIIRAALEAIAYQSKDLLDAMTKDSGVELKQIKVDGGAVANDFLMQFQADITNVEVQRPVVTETTAMGAAFLSGLAVGFWQSTAELKHKAGLDRSFKPIIADEERQRLYFGWKQAVSQVTDK, encoded by the coding sequence GTGAAGAAAAAGTATGTCATTGCTCTCGATCAGGGCACTACCAGTTCTCGTAGCATTATTTTTGACCACGATGCAAATATTGTGGCGACCTCTCAGCGTGAATTTAGCCAAATCTATCCCAAAGCTGGTTGGGTTGAACACGATCCTATGGAGATCTGGTCATCTCAAAGCTCGACATTAATCGAAGTCTTAGCCCGAGCAGGTATTCATAGTGATGAAGTCGCTGGAATAGGCATCACCAATCAAAGAGAAACGACGGTTGTTTGGGATAAAGCAACCGGAAAGCCTATTCATAACGCGATCGTGTGGCAGTGTCGTCGCAGTCAACCTTTATGTGAAGAACTTAAGCTGCGTGGACTCGAACAGTATATTCAGCAAAATACCGGTTTGGTGCTCGACCCTTACTTTTCAGCGACAAAGATTCGCTGGATTTTAGATAATGTTCCAAATGCTCGTCAACAAGCTGAAGCGGGGCGTTTGCTGTTTGGTACCATAGATACATGGCTGGTGTGGAAATTGACCGAAGGTCGGGTTCACGTTACCGATCCCACTAACGCTTCACGCACCATGCTGTTTAATATTCATCAGCAGCAATGGGATGAAACCTTGCTCAGAGAGCTGGATATTCCTCGTGCGGTGTTGCCGGAAGTTAAACCTTCGTGTGCGGTATATGGTAAGACCCGGATTGCAGGAGAGGGCGGAGAGATACCTGTTGCGGGTATGGCTGGCGATCAACAGTCAGCGTTATTTGGTCAATTATGTATCGATGAGGGGATGGCTAAAAACACCTACGGAACAGGATGCTTTTTGCTTATGAATACCGGATCACAAGCGGTGAAATCTAGTCATGGACTACTAACCACAATTGCGGTGGGACCCCAAGGTGAGATTAACTATGCGCTAGAAGGTTCGGTGTTTATGGGAGGGGCGACTATCCAATGGTTACGTGATGAACTAGGTTTGATCCGTGATGCCCAAGATACGGAATACTTCGCCTTAAAAGTGAATGATACAAATGGTGTGTATTTGGTGCCAGCTTTTGTCGGTTTAGGGGCACCCTATTGGGATGCTAATGCGAGAGGTGCCTTGGTTGGGCTTTCGCGCGGTGCCAACCGGAATCATATTATTCGCGCTGCGCTAGAGGCTATTGCATATCAAAGTAAGGATCTGCTTGATGCCATGACTAAGGACAGCGGCGTGGAGTTAAAGCAGATAAAGGTCGACGGTGGTGCGGTTGCGAATGATTTTCTAATGCAATTTCAAGCCGATATTACCAATGTAGAAGTTCAGCGTCCGGTCGTTACCGAAACCACGGCGATGGGCGCGGCCTTTTTGTCTGGTCTGGCCGTGGGCTTTTGGCAATCGACAGCCGAGTTAAAACACAAGGCGGGATTAGATCGTAGCTTTAAGCCGATTATTGCCGATGAAGAGCGCCAACGTTTATATTTTGGTTGGAAGCAGGCTGTATCACAAGTGACGGATAAATAA
- a CDS encoding UDP-N-acetylmuramoyl-tripeptide--D-alanyl-D-alanine ligase, translating into MIPLSLSTLAVQLDASLVGQDATIKAISTDSREANADTLFVALRGERFDAHDFAQTAVNNGARALLVERELPIAVPQLVVANTQKAMGQIGAYIKKIIALKSIALTGSNGKTSVKEMVATILSQSHSVLYTAGNFNNEVGVPLTLLRLEPQHEYGVFELGANHLGEINYTSSLVQPDVAMVNNVASAHLEGFGSLEGVAKAKSEIFNHLAADGVAVINADDDFADVMRKAAKAYRQLSFSSQGQVADVLATDLKADVVGRYQFQLTYKGEVRPVILPLSGRHQVSNALAATSICLALGLRLDEIVAGLKLLTPVKGRMQPTQLGRILLIDDSYNANPASVGAAIDWLQEIEGNRCLVLGDLGELGDNAALLHRQLGEKAKLQGIDALFSLGELSRNSSEAFSGQHFTHLDELVVGLVNYFNQLTGNVTVLVKGSRSAKMERVVEALIVAFERKELF; encoded by the coding sequence ATGATCCCTTTAAGCCTATCAACACTTGCTGTGCAACTGGATGCTAGCTTAGTTGGGCAAGATGCCACGATTAAAGCGATCTCCACTGATAGCCGTGAAGCCAATGCAGATACCCTGTTTGTTGCATTGAGAGGTGAGCGTTTCGATGCGCATGATTTTGCTCAAACAGCGGTAAACAATGGCGCGAGAGCATTGCTGGTTGAGCGTGAACTGCCTATCGCAGTCCCACAACTTGTGGTGGCTAACACTCAGAAGGCGATGGGGCAGATAGGTGCTTATATAAAGAAAATCATTGCGCTTAAATCGATTGCATTAACGGGATCAAACGGTAAAACCAGTGTCAAAGAGATGGTGGCGACGATTTTGTCTCAATCGCACTCGGTGCTTTATACCGCGGGAAACTTCAATAATGAAGTGGGTGTGCCCTTAACTCTGCTACGTCTAGAACCCCAACATGAGTATGGCGTGTTCGAATTAGGAGCAAATCATCTCGGAGAAATTAATTACACTTCATCTTTGGTGCAACCTGATGTGGCGATGGTTAATAATGTCGCCTCGGCGCATCTTGAAGGTTTTGGCTCCCTCGAAGGGGTGGCCAAAGCAAAATCAGAAATTTTTAATCATCTAGCGGCAGACGGTGTTGCGGTGATTAATGCCGATGATGACTTTGCTGATGTCATGCGAAAGGCGGCAAAAGCCTATCGGCAGCTTTCTTTCTCTAGCCAAGGTCAGGTTGCGGATGTATTAGCGACTGATTTGAAAGCTGATGTTGTCGGGCGTTATCAGTTTCAATTGACCTACAAAGGCGAAGTGAGACCCGTCATCTTGCCTTTATCTGGTCGTCATCAGGTGAGTAATGCTCTGGCGGCAACCTCTATCTGCTTGGCGCTCGGTTTGCGTCTCGATGAGATAGTGGCTGGCCTTAAGTTACTCACACCAGTCAAGGGGCGGATGCAGCCAACTCAGCTAGGTCGAATCCTATTAATCGATGATAGCTATAACGCCAATCCAGCCTCGGTTGGCGCGGCCATTGACTGGCTTCAAGAAATTGAAGGAAATCGTTGTTTAGTGCTGGGCGATTTGGGGGAATTAGGGGACAATGCGGCCCTTTTACATCGGCAATTAGGCGAAAAAGCTAAATTGCAGGGGATCGATGCGTTGTTCTCGCTAGGAGAGCTTAGCCGAAATAGCAGTGAGGCATTTTCGGGGCAACATTTTACCCATTTAGATGAGTTAGTAGTCGGTTTAGTTAATTATTTTAACCAGTTAACAGGAAATGTGACTGTGTTAGTTAAAGGTTCTCGTAGCGCTAAAATGGAGCGAGTTGTCGAAGCCTTAATTGTCGCCTTTGAGCGCAAGGAGTTGTTTTAA
- a CDS encoding peptidase — translation MFTSTQRNWIRKSHKWLTLAISIQIMLWLISGLYMVLMEIDFIRGQHLVNSDKLELDISGDILSFAELSTTYPSANSITLYASAIEPRYKIKTDKQLQVISALTGKPVAKITKAEALSLAKLLYTGSTEQIEATLLMTSPPSEVSARALPLWQINLNDALDTRLYISATTGELMSKRHAYWRIFDFMWMLHIMDYDERENIHNPLLTAISIISLLSALSGIALLLVAFQKPASKT, via the coding sequence ATGTTCACTAGCACTCAGCGTAATTGGATTCGAAAATCACACAAATGGCTGACCTTGGCCATCAGTATTCAGATAATGCTCTGGCTTATCTCTGGTCTCTACATGGTATTAATGGAGATCGATTTTATTCGAGGCCAGCATTTAGTTAATAGCGATAAGCTAGAACTCGATATTTCAGGCGATATATTAAGCTTCGCCGAGCTGTCTACCACCTACCCCAGCGCCAACAGTATTACCTTGTATGCGTCGGCGATTGAACCTAGATATAAGATCAAAACCGATAAACAATTACAAGTGATCTCAGCCTTAACAGGAAAACCTGTCGCTAAGATCACCAAAGCAGAAGCGCTATCACTCGCTAAGCTATTATACACTGGCTCAACTGAACAAATTGAAGCCACCTTGCTGATGACAAGTCCACCCAGTGAGGTCAGCGCTCGCGCTTTACCCCTTTGGCAAATTAATCTAAATGACGCGCTCGACACTCGGCTCTATATTTCAGCAACTACTGGCGAATTAATGAGTAAACGCCATGCTTATTGGCGTATTTTTGATTTTATGTGGATGCTGCATATCATGGATTATGACGAACGTGAAAATATCCATAATCCACTACTCACAGCAATAAGTATTATCTCGCTACTATCCGCCCTTAGTGGTATTGCACTGTTGTTGGTCGCTTTTCAAAAACCTGCGAGTAAAACATGA